A window of Clostridioides sp. ES-S-0010-02 genomic DNA:
TAAGAGCAAATGTTATTGAAAATATTAAATGGTTTGATTTTTATAACAAAAAAGAACTTATATCTTTTTCTGAGGTGATAGAACACTTTGAAAAACATATCAAAGGTAAAAAATTTTCTATTCTTTATAAAAGTATAACTCCACATGATGTTGGTTCAGATTCATTACTAATTAGTGGAGAAGCTGTTTTATCTGATGAAACTACTGATTATCAAAAATATAGTAATTTCTATTTTAGTGCAAATTGTATTATTTCAGAAAATAAATTAATCTTAACAAAAATACATTTAGATTTAATTAAAACTGCTGGTTATATAAATGAATTTGAATCATATTCAATACCTAAAATGACAAACACTCATCTCGATGAAAGTAGTACTTTATCACAATTTTATTCAATGCTACCTGTAGGTATCATTCGCTATGATTTACTTGGTGATATGATTATTACATATATGAATGAGGAAATGTTTGATATTATAGGTTATACAAAAGAACAATTTTTTGGTGAAATGAGTGGCAACTTAAGAGCAATTGTTCATCCAGATGATTTAGATTTTGTTTATAAAAAAAGTTTAGAAATGATTGACACAAATAATATTAATCCTTTTTTATACAGATTTATAAAACGTAATGGTCAGATTGTTACAGTTATGTATAAACAATGTAATCTTTCTGCAATTGATGGAAGATCTATTGCACAAGGTATGTATATCGATGTTGATAAAATAAAAAATTTAATAGATATTTAATTTTAACTGTCTCAACTATAAATAAATTACAAATACTGTTATAGATTTATTAAATTAAAATTCCAATTTATGTATAATTAATAACAATCGTTCGACAAATTGATGATAAAATTCCCACTATGTGCTATAAGTTAATATATAATGCAATAAAATTAATTTAAATTTAAGTCACTAGGCTATTTAGAGTAACTATTTTTGATTTATTTGTGTTTTTATAATAAAATCATTTGATGCTATAAATCAGAGTTAACATAGATAAAATAAGTTTTTATATAAAAAACCTACTTTTACTTAAAATATTGCATAAATTTTTCTTATTTCATAGAAATGTCATAGTTCAACAAAGTTTTCTAATTTAAAAGCATTAATGTATAATATAATTAATTTATATAATATTAAGAAAGGGGAATATCATGAGCACACTCTCAAAAAAAGCACCTGAATTGGTAAGACATATTTTAATGAGTTTTTATGTAAATCGAGATATTAATGAGGTATTAAGATATCTGTCAAAAGATATTACTTGGATTGGTCCAGGAGAACAAGAGTTTCTCACTTCTTTTAATGAAATAAAAGACTATTTTTATGCTGGTCAAAATGAAGTCCCTTCTTGTGATATGAATAATGAAACATTTGAAGTTGTAAGTGAAGATAAATATAGATGTATTGTAGTAGGAAAATATACTATTCGTACTAAAGAAAATGACCAAATGATTTTAGAGGTGTGTCAGCGTTGTACATTTGAAATAATTGAAAATAATGGACAGTTATTGGTGAGACATATGCACATATCAAATCCATATAGTGAAATGCAAGTTGATGAATTCTTCCCTAATAAAATAGGAACACAAAGTTATGATTATTTGCAAAGATTACTAAAGGAAAAAACAGAAGTAATTGAAATGATTACCAATAATATCAATGGTGGATTAAAAGGAAGTAATGATGATGATACATATTCATTCTTCTATGTCAATGAAGGATTACCCAAAATATTAGGATATACATACGATGAGTTTATTGAAATGAGTGGTGGCTCTGCAGTAGGTGCTGTATACCCACCAGATTTACCTAAAGCACTAGAAGATTGCCAACGTTGTTTTGCAAAAGGCACTACCTATTCATCTGAATATAGAATACGTAAAAAAGATGGAACATTAATGTGGGTATTAGACTCTGGAATGAAATCCTTAAATAGTGATGGTATCGTAAAAATTAATAGCATTATTACAGATATCACTCAACTAAAAAATATAGAGTCTGAATTAAAGTTAGAGAGAGAACGCTATCGCATTGCTTTACAAAACATTACAGATATTATGTTTGAATATGACATTGAAAACGATAACTTTATGATATATCAACGAGTTGAAATAGACCGAAAAATTGAACTAGAAAATTTTGAAACGAAAAATTATTCTAACATATTGAAAGATGGAAAAAGTATTCATCTTGATGATATTGGTAAATTATTAGAAGTACTTCGCGGAAATCTTCGTGAAACAATTGAAATACGACAGTTAGAATCATTAACTAAAGATGAATGGAGATGGATTCGTGTTCAATGTTCAGTTATTTATGATGGTGATCATAATCCAATCAAAACAATTGGCGTTTTGAAAGATATAACTGAAGACAAATCTAAATTAGAAAAATTAATTGCTCAAACTCAACGAGATCCATTAACACAGCTTTATAATCAAAAAGCATCAGAAAATTTTATAGATGAGTATCTTAACAGTACTAAACAAAAAAATAATGAAGCTTTAATGGTCATTGACATTGATGACTTTAAAACTGTAAATGATTCTTTTGGACATTTAGAAGGAAATGAAGTTTTAGTTGCTGTTTCAAAAATATTAATGCAAAATGCAGATGATAAGGATATAGTTGCTCGTATTGGCGGAGATGAGTTTATGATATTTATGAAATCGTTGACAAAGGATTTTGTAATAAAAAGTATTAATGATATTTTAACTGATGTAAGCAAAATAAAAGTAAAAAACAATCATCAAATAACATTAAGTATTGGTATCGCTTTTGCTACAGATTCAAGTAAATCATATAAAAACTTATTTTCTAAAGCAGATGAAGCTTTGTATTTAGCAAAAGCAAGTGGTAAAAATTGTTACAGAATATGTGAATAATATATTTATTTAACATATTCCATATTAATATAAATTTAATTTATAAGATATATACTTTTATAAATGCTATAATGAAGCACTGTAAACAGTAAATTCTTCCCAAGTTAAGTTATTACAATCAATATAATTTTTAATAATTCAACTTCTTTACTATATGCTCCAATCCTCTAACTACTACTTATATATTAAACTTTCTGAGGTTAACATATAGACCTCTTTACTGGTTTTTATACTATCTTTTAATCTTATACATATTTTATATATAACGAAATATTTTTGTATAAAAACATTTCGTTATATATAAGTTTCTAATTTTATAATCAATAATATAAGTTAAAATATTTGTCAATTTAATAAGATGTATTTTTAATTTGTGTTATTGTTTATAAGTCATCTCGATGATATACTGAAATTATTTAAAACATCTTTCATATGCTTAAAGAATAAAAGTACTATGAAAACAAAAAATTTAAAGAATATCCCCCTTTTACTGACAGTTTTTTCTTGGCATCAAAAGATGGAAATGCGATTTTTCCAAATGTCAAAAACTTGATATTTCAGGAAGTCGCTACTTTAAATCAATTAATAAACTTAAAATACCTCTAAATCTAGAATCTTAATCAACATTTATAGTATATTCAAGTTGTAGTGCTAAGTTTACCCATTTACTCAAGTATCTAAATCTATTGTTAACTCTTTTTCATACTTTTTATAATTTTTTAATTTTTCTACTTCCACTTCAAGTAAATTGGATAAAATATTTTCATTTATGCTATCTTCATTGATTAATTTATTAAGTAAATGTTCTATATAATTACTATCTATCTTTTTTATTTCCATAAAAATTAGCCCTTCTAAATAAAATTTTATTAATTTATTTTTATTATATTATATTTGAAATTAAATCAATTTGTATTTGTAATTTTTTAGACACTCTTTATACTTATACTACTGCTATACTTTGATTAGGAAAATTAAATCTAATATAATTTTGTGATTATTTAAAAAAAGTCATATCTTAAAGGAGGTTTTTCTATTGAAGTTAAAAGAAAAATGGATTGATTTATTAAACCCAAAATATATTGAAAACGAGGAAAAAAGAAATAAAATACAGATTATAATATTTTTTTCTATAACTTTTGGTTTAACTTATTTATTAGGTTTTCTATTATATTTCAATAAGTTTATTGACCCAGAAAATTTTGGATTATTTATGATGATATTGCCCTTATCCTCAGTTGCAATCGCAAAATTTTATACAGAAGGAATGACTAATGATAAATATAAATTTTATTCATTAATAATATTATTTTTTCTAATTTACTTATTTTTACTTATTATTGAATTATTAAACTTAATAAATAATCAGCAATTTCAATCATTAAATACTATATTGGTTATTATAAGTAGTTTATCTATTATTCTTTATTCTGACAGTATAAAAGATTTGTCTCCTATAAAAAATATTAAAGTAGGTTGTTTATTAATTTTTTATTTCATGTTTTCCAAAATTATTCCAGAATCACTTAGCCTAATAATACAAGGAAATCAACCTAACTATGAAGGTATTTTTAATTATATATTCTCTTCTATGATGTTATTCTTATATATATACCCTTTTTTTGGTGAAGAATATGGTTGGAGAGGATTTTTGCAAGATATATTTTTTGATAGATTTGGTAAAAAAATTGGTATTCTAGCACTAAGTATGTGTTGGAGTTTGTGGCATTTACCTCTAATATTTACATTATATACACCCGAAACACCAGTATTAGGCTTAATAACTCGCTCAATATATATATTTGGAATTTCAATATTTTTAGGATATGTATACATGAAGACTAAAAATGTATGGTTTTGTGCTATAATCCACGCTTTAAATAATACATCTTTTCTTATATCAGGTTCTAGTATTACCTATTGTTCAACTATTACTTATTCTGATATATTAGAAATATCCATACTTATTTTAATTTTTTATGTTCCATTTCTATTTACAAAAGAATATAAGCAAAACATATAAAAATTATTATGTAAAGGAGATATACTATATGAACTTTTGGAATACCTATCTTATATTTATTGGAATAGGAATTATAATATTAACTACAATAATATACTTAATTAAATATAAAATTATTTTTTGTAGTGAAAAATATTTTAATAAATTAGAATCAATGTATGGAAATATAGATAAAAAAAGAATTGTTAAGTTGGAAGTACTTTATCGTTATGTAATAGGACTTGAGTACATAGTTATAGGTTTATTCATAAGAAAATTAGATGTTGCAATAATAGCATTAATATTAGTATCTATTATAACAATAGTATCCTATTATCTAGTCAGAAAGAAATATATAACTGTATAAATTATTTATAATAAAATGCTAATATAAGTGATAATCAAAAGAAGGTGATATGATTACTCTATCACCTTTTGCTTAGTCTAATATTGTATGATTTCATCCTGTTTTTGTTAACTAACTCTATTTTTATATAAAATCGTTCAACAAATTGCTGATATAAACTCTTAAATATGCTATAAATTAAAGTATATTATTTACAGAATGTAGATGGACTAAGGAAGGATTTTTAATACGCCTAAATCTAATAATGAGATATATAATATGGATGAATTGAAAAAATTCATAAAGAGGAAATAATTGATATAGAAAATATTATGATTATAGTTTTAAATTTTATAATAATATGAAAGAAATGAACTCTATTGAAAATATAAGAAAAGGCTAGAATTAAGTCATCCTTGAAATCTAAAAATAACCCTGTAACCTCATTTTATATTACTTTGTATGTAGCATTTTTAACAACCTTCTTTGTAATTATAATTAGTAAATTAAAAATATACTTTATTATCATTGAAAGTTTTATCTTGATTTTCTTTATTCTTATTCTAGGTAAAGCAAATAAAAAATCAATAGAGTTTAAAGAATACCAGATATATTGCATGACTTCATTACAAATGTTGGATGACATGGAAAATAAAAAATTTATAGAAAGAAAATATATAAAAAGAAGGTAACAAATAACTCTAGTTGCTACCTTCTAACCATCAATTCTTAAGTTTTGATATACTAAAATTTTCAACTTGAGACTTAAATAAATGCTCAATCTCGTCAATTATACTTTGTATCTTATTTTCATGTTCTAAATCATAATATATATTTATCTCACCGATGCTATTTATACTTATAGAATATTCTTTTCTTTCTATTATACATATGCTTCCACAATCTGATAAATCATTCTTGTATATTGATTTTAATTGTCTTTTTATCTTGAGAAAGTCTATCGCTGGATAAATATTATTTGGATAAAAACTCTTATCATTTATTAACATCTTATCCACCCCTTATCATTCTATTTATTAAATTTATACCTTAATCAAAATCATATTAAACATATTTTCCATATTTTTCATAATTATTTATAATAAAATATTAAATCTATATTTTGGCTTTTACAAACTCTCTAGCCTTATCCATTGTAGACCACACATCATTGTCATATATCTGAGTGAATTTTTTTCCTATAATCTTACTCATTTCTTTTATTTTATTGCAAGTTACTCCACCAATTACATACAGATTTTGTGTTTAATGTGGCTTATAGGCTTCTATATCTGTAACTAGATAACTTTCTTTTACTCTCTTGTAATATAGTCCTAAAATGTCTGCTGATACTTTATCATCACCACTATAAACAATTGTTTATACATTTGCTTCACATCATTATTTACAATACTCTTATTTAATATACCTTCTACAATTAACTTGGCCATACTTTCATATACAAGTTTTTTAGTTCTCTAATAATCTTCTTTATTGTCACAGAAAAAACTTTCAATTAACATTGCTGTAGGCTTTGAATCATTTAAAATATATCCACTAATATTGGTGCAACTCCAAGCAAAATAAATAATTCAAATTCTAAGTTTTATACAAAGCAAGAAGCACAATTGTTATTAGAAAAATAGAAAAATATCCTTATAGGTATACCAATTTTTCTGATGCTAACTCTTGGATTGCATTTTGGTAAAGCTGTATCACTTAGATGGTCAGTTAAAATACTTTTTTTCTATTTGTCAGTTAAATGTCAGTAATATAGATAATACAATTTACTTATAAAACATTTAAAATCACTATTGTTTAATAAAATTTATAATTATTTGCTATTTGCTGTTGACATTGGTACTATACTATAGTTTATCATCTATATTAGTAATAAATAAAATTATTAATTAATAGTTTCATAATTTTTATAATAGCTTTACAAGGAGTGATAATAAATGGATACAAAAATATCTATAGACGAAAACATAAGTTTGGGCAAAAGGTTTTTTAAATACTTAGCTCCATCTGTAGTTGCAATGTGGGTTTTCTCATTATATACAATGGTTGATGGAATATTTGTAAGTAAAGGAGTTGGAGAATTAGCCTTAGCTGCTGTTAATATATCTATGCCTTTTATTAATTT
This region includes:
- a CDS encoding diguanylate cyclase → MSTLSKKAPELVRHILMSFYVNRDINEVLRYLSKDITWIGPGEQEFLTSFNEIKDYFYAGQNEVPSCDMNNETFEVVSEDKYRCIVVGKYTIRTKENDQMILEVCQRCTFEIIENNGQLLVRHMHISNPYSEMQVDEFFPNKIGTQSYDYLQRLLKEKTEVIEMITNNINGGLKGSNDDDTYSFFYVNEGLPKILGYTYDEFIEMSGGSAVGAVYPPDLPKALEDCQRCFAKGTTYSSEYRIRKKDGTLMWVLDSGMKSLNSDGIVKINSIITDITQLKNIESELKLERERYRIALQNITDIMFEYDIENDNFMIYQRVEIDRKIELENFETKNYSNILKDGKSIHLDDIGKLLEVLRGNLRETIEIRQLESLTKDEWRWIRVQCSVIYDGDHNPIKTIGVLKDITEDKSKLEKLIAQTQRDPLTQLYNQKASENFIDEYLNSTKQKNNEALMVIDIDDFKTVNDSFGHLEGNEVLVAVSKILMQNADDKDIVARIGGDEFMIFMKSLTKDFVIKSINDILTDVSKIKVKNNHQITLSIGIAFATDSSKSYKNLFSKADEALYLAKASGKNCYRICE
- a CDS encoding CPBP family intramembrane metalloprotease; amino-acid sequence: MKLKEKWIDLLNPKYIENEEKRNKIQIIIFFSITFGLTYLLGFLLYFNKFIDPENFGLFMMILPLSSVAIAKFYTEGMTNDKYKFYSLIILFFLIYLFLLIIELLNLINNQQFQSLNTILVIISSLSIILYSDSIKDLSPIKNIKVGCLLIFYFMFSKIIPESLSLIIQGNQPNYEGIFNYIFSSMMLFLYIYPFFGEEYGWRGFLQDIFFDRFGKKIGILALSMCWSLWHLPLIFTLYTPETPVLGLITRSIYIFGISIFLGYVYMKTKNVWFCAIIHALNNTSFLISGSSITYCSTITYSDILEISILILIFYVPFLFTKEYKQNI